In a single window of the Mycobacterium sp. 050128 genome:
- a CDS encoding aldehyde dehydrogenase → MSTRRPERGERQRDAIFVDGQWVASTGAPRDIVSPASLKVVGHAPDGTPEDMDRAVAAARRTFDDGAWSGLPITERARYLQRAGEIFAERASELAYLITDEMGSPITFSHNAQGPIAQHILAYFTALAGRFEIEQQRTELSLPATVIHDPAGVVAAIAPWNYPQALMLMKIAPALAAGCTVVAKPSPETAIDGLVLAEVFDEAGLPPGVLNVVPGDRGAGEHLISHRDVDRVAFTGSTAAGRRVAEICGRDLRRCTLELGGKSAALILDDADVEATMAGLRDAAFRNSGQTCTNQTRILVPRTRLDEFTDALCDMVASLKVGDPTDPATEIGPMVSQRQRERVEGYVALGQDEGAKLTVGGGRPPGLATGWYVEPTVFTGVDNGMRIAREEIFGPVVCVIPYDGDAEGLAIANDSEYGLAGSIWSANSQRALGIAKGLRTGMVLVNGEGGSFDAPFGGFRHSGIGRECGIEGLLTYTEPKQVPLIESH, encoded by the coding sequence ATGTCAACTCGTCGCCCTGAGCGCGGTGAGCGTCAGCGCGACGCGATCTTCGTCGACGGCCAGTGGGTCGCGTCGACCGGCGCACCGCGCGACATCGTCTCGCCGGCCTCGCTCAAGGTCGTCGGACATGCGCCGGACGGAACACCGGAGGACATGGATCGTGCGGTAGCGGCCGCCCGACGCACCTTCGATGACGGCGCGTGGTCTGGGCTGCCGATCACCGAACGCGCCAGATATCTACAACGCGCGGGCGAGATCTTCGCCGAACGAGCCAGCGAACTCGCGTACCTCATCACGGATGAGATGGGCAGTCCGATCACCTTCTCGCATAACGCTCAAGGGCCGATAGCGCAACACATCCTGGCGTACTTCACCGCTCTCGCCGGGCGGTTTGAGATCGAGCAGCAGCGCACGGAACTCAGCCTGCCGGCCACGGTGATCCATGACCCGGCCGGCGTGGTAGCGGCGATCGCTCCGTGGAACTATCCGCAGGCGTTAATGCTGATGAAGATCGCGCCGGCGTTGGCCGCTGGATGCACCGTGGTCGCCAAGCCGTCACCGGAGACGGCGATCGACGGACTCGTGCTCGCGGAGGTCTTCGACGAGGCGGGCCTTCCGCCGGGCGTGCTCAACGTCGTCCCTGGTGACCGGGGAGCCGGGGAGCACCTGATCAGTCACCGCGACGTCGACCGGGTGGCTTTTACCGGGTCCACCGCGGCGGGACGGCGCGTCGCCGAGATCTGCGGGCGCGACCTGCGACGCTGCACGCTCGAGCTGGGCGGCAAGTCGGCGGCACTGATCCTGGACGACGCCGACGTCGAAGCGACCATGGCAGGCTTGCGTGACGCGGCCTTCCGCAACAGCGGTCAAACGTGTACCAATCAGACCCGCATTCTTGTGCCACGTACGCGGCTAGATGAATTCACCGATGCATTGTGCGACATGGTGGCCTCCCTGAAAGTTGGCGACCCGACTGACCCTGCCACCGAGATCGGCCCCATGGTGTCGCAGCGCCAACGAGAGCGGGTCGAGGGCTACGTCGCGCTCGGCCAGGACGAAGGGGCCAAGCTGACCGTCGGTGGCGGACGCCCGCCTGGCCTTGCCACCGGGTGGTACGTCGAACCCACCGTGTTCACCGGAGTGGACAACGGGATGCGGATTGCTCGTGAAGAAATCTTCGGACCGGTGGTGTGCGTCATTCCTTATGACGGCGACGCCGAAGGCCTGGCCATCGCGAACGACTCGGAATACGGCCTCGCAGGTAGCATTTGGAGCGCCAATTCGCAACGAGCGCTGGGCATCGCCAAGGGCCTGCGAACCGGGATGGTGCTCGTCAACGGCGAGGGCGGAAGCTTCGATGCGCCGTTCGGCGGCTTCCGTCACAGCGGCATAGGTCGCGAGTGCGGCATCGAAGGGTTGCTGACCTACACCGAGCCCAAACAAGTGCCATTGATCGAATCGCATTGA
- a CDS encoding carboxymuconolactone decarboxylase family protein, with translation MTVDARTGDGSRLAPLSNDQWGAEHVDALRDAFPDKAIAAFQQPGLTPNVLATMLHHPALAGPFNRFGNVLLQQPAIGHRARELMLLRVAWRTRAQYEWVHHVRLAERYGLTPGDIAAIASGTSESWTPLERDLVAAADELLDHYRIEADTWSRLAEVLDERQLVELPFIVGTYTCLAMAFNSWGLQVEDGVDTSGVPPLPTSPFMPSP, from the coding sequence ATGACTGTGGATGCTCGCACTGGCGACGGCTCCCGCCTGGCGCCCCTCTCGAACGATCAGTGGGGGGCTGAACATGTGGACGCATTGCGCGATGCCTTCCCGGACAAGGCCATTGCCGCGTTCCAGCAGCCGGGTCTTACACCCAACGTGCTGGCCACGATGCTGCACCACCCTGCGCTGGCTGGTCCGTTCAATCGGTTCGGCAACGTGCTGTTGCAACAACCCGCTATCGGCCACCGCGCTCGTGAATTGATGCTGTTGCGGGTCGCGTGGCGTACCCGCGCCCAGTACGAGTGGGTGCATCACGTCCGGCTTGCCGAACGCTACGGCCTGACACCAGGCGATATCGCCGCGATCGCGTCAGGTACCTCCGAATCGTGGACACCTCTGGAACGCGACCTGGTCGCGGCAGCCGACGAACTTCTGGACCACTACCGCATCGAGGCGGATACCTGGAGCCGTCTTGCCGAAGTGCTCGATGAGCGCCAACTCGTCGAATTGCCTTTCATTGTCGGCACCTATACGTGCCTGGCCATGGCATTCAACAGCTGGGGTCTGCAAGTCGAGGACGGCGTCGACACGAGCGGCGTGCCGCCACTGCCAACTTCCCCCTTCATGCCGTCGCCTTGA
- a CDS encoding mandelate racemase/muconate lactonizing enzyme family protein, with product MTVTDATVSLTTEPALLASHVVLVESRHLAIPTGVRSFLLPDGRWTPTDLPAVVIRVTDDDGVQGFSLLWFQRSVQALPVEAALRNIANEVSNHVLSDLAGIDRAIRGATTFLGTQGVNAFAASGLKMAVEDLVCRRRNASLADILGRTRDRVRAYRTGLMLDASVDELIEEAAASHARGVRAMKMIVGKPTIDEDVDRIQAVRSSLPADTTLMVDALQRWHCADTALLAAERFSDFDLRWIEDPLAHGDRLGYRSLAQRSPVPIATGEALFTRADLDGLLVDGIRYLVGEPERVGGLCAWKNIAEAAHDSGAAMLPHLYPHVSAQLLATLRQEEVWLEYVPWFDALVVEELALSADGTFEVGSAAGSGFTPCPDGLERFACGSWHRLTC from the coding sequence GTGACAGTGACAGACGCGACAGTCTCGCTCACGACCGAGCCTGCGTTACTGGCGTCACACGTGGTGCTGGTGGAATCACGACACCTGGCTATCCCCACCGGAGTCCGGTCCTTTCTGCTTCCGGACGGACGTTGGACTCCCACGGATCTCCCCGCCGTGGTGATCCGCGTTACCGACGACGACGGCGTGCAGGGATTCTCCCTGCTGTGGTTTCAGCGTTCGGTCCAAGCACTCCCAGTCGAGGCGGCCTTACGGAACATCGCCAACGAGGTGTCTAATCACGTGTTGAGCGACCTGGCGGGAATCGACCGTGCTATCCGCGGTGCGACGACCTTTCTCGGCACTCAGGGCGTGAACGCCTTCGCCGCCTCCGGTCTCAAGATGGCCGTCGAGGACCTGGTGTGCCGTCGTCGCAACGCCAGCTTGGCCGACATCCTCGGGCGCACACGCGACCGTGTGCGCGCCTACCGGACCGGACTCATGCTGGACGCCTCGGTCGACGAACTGATCGAAGAAGCCGCGGCCAGTCACGCTCGAGGTGTCCGCGCAATGAAGATGATCGTCGGCAAGCCCACGATCGACGAAGACGTCGATAGGATCCAGGCGGTGAGAAGTAGCCTGCCCGCCGACACGACGTTGATGGTGGACGCGTTGCAGCGCTGGCACTGTGCCGACACCGCCTTGCTGGCTGCCGAGCGATTCTCCGACTTCGATCTGCGATGGATCGAGGACCCGCTGGCGCACGGCGACCGTCTGGGTTACCGCTCGCTGGCTCAACGATCCCCGGTCCCGATCGCGACTGGCGAAGCGCTCTTCACGCGTGCGGATCTCGACGGACTTCTCGTTGACGGCATTCGTTACCTCGTCGGTGAGCCCGAACGTGTTGGGGGATTGTGCGCGTGGAAGAACATCGCCGAAGCCGCACATGACTCCGGCGCCGCCATGTTGCCGCATCTGTATCCGCATGTGTCGGCGCAATTGCTTGCTACGCTTCGACAGGAGGAGGTTTGGCTGGAATACGTGCCTTGGTTCGATGCGCTGGTCGTCGAGGAGTTGGCATTGTCTGCTGATGGCACTTTCGAAGTGGGATCAGCCGCCGGATCCGGGTTCACGCCGTGTCCAGACGGGCTAGAGCGGTTCGCGTGCGGATCGTGGCACCGGCTGACCTGCTAG
- a CDS encoding AMP-binding enzyme, whose amino-acid sequence MGDTARRSPAYGLRRDASKGHGRRTNGTLFVSSGLSFTGYTDGQSKEVVEGMLSTGDTGHFDETGMWSIDGRDDDMIVFGGENVFPLEVENLLDGHPDIVEAAVIGVNDAELGKRLRAFVVARSTPSLNDEELKSYVRSRLARHKVPRDVLFVDALPRNETGKLLRAQLTDT is encoded by the coding sequence GTGGGAGACACCGCCCGTCGGTCGCCAGCTTACGGCCTACGACGAGATGCGTCGAAAGGTCACGGTCGCCGGACAAACGGGACCCTGTTCGTGTCGAGCGGTTTGAGCTTCACTGGTTACACCGATGGGCAGAGCAAGGAAGTCGTCGAGGGAATGCTCTCCACCGGAGACACCGGACACTTCGACGAAACGGGCATGTGGTCCATCGACGGGCGCGACGATGACATGATCGTTTTCGGCGGAGAGAATGTCTTCCCACTCGAAGTCGAGAACCTTCTCGACGGCCACCCGGATATCGTCGAGGCCGCGGTCATCGGCGTCAACGACGCCGAGTTGGGAAAACGACTGCGCGCCTTCGTCGTTGCGCGCTCAACCCCGAGCCTGAACGATGAAGAGCTGAAATCCTATGTTCGGTCTCGTCTTGCCCGGCACAAGGTGCCGCGCGATGTGCTGTTCGTGGACGCGTTGCCACGCAACGAGACCGGGAAACTTCTGAGGGCTCAGCTGACGGATACTTGA
- a CDS encoding amidohydrolase family protein: protein MPSDLEDSLSDSSIFTLGPDAELSFLPEPEPRAVWCPVISVDDHAFEPATLFDGLPAKFRDAAPRMVDVDGRPAWQIGEKLYFFSGMDGAANRPINEWRSMKMRLKDYRASVYDTSARVKDMDLAGVWASLCFPSITWGFAGTTLSRMPDKELGFACVQAYNDWVVEEWVAGHPDRFIPCQLAFLADAEFAAKEIYRNAERGVHAVSFTENPAQLGFPSVHSNHWEPFWRACADTETAINLHIGSSGRISCPSPDTPVPAQVALFPLNGIETVVDWIFSGVPQRYPDIHIILSEAGISWVPMVVERLHRAYRQKNAEPEAWRGATTHPVEVLHRNFWFTSIEDPSAFRRLDVISEDRMMLEVDFPHTDSSWPDSQELFRSELESLPTDTIKKICYGNAAALYHHPEPPQSMLAESMLLAAPSVGLKMPQ from the coding sequence ATGCCTAGCGATCTCGAAGATTCGCTGTCGGATTCGAGTATCTTCACGCTCGGTCCCGACGCCGAGTTGTCGTTCCTTCCGGAGCCGGAGCCGAGGGCGGTGTGGTGCCCAGTGATCTCCGTCGACGATCACGCGTTCGAACCAGCGACGTTGTTCGACGGGCTGCCGGCCAAGTTCCGCGATGCCGCGCCGAGGATGGTTGACGTCGACGGCCGGCCGGCCTGGCAAATTGGCGAGAAGCTCTACTTCTTCAGCGGTATGGACGGCGCCGCCAACCGTCCGATCAACGAGTGGCGCTCGATGAAGATGCGGCTCAAGGACTACCGCGCGTCGGTGTACGACACCAGCGCTCGTGTCAAGGACATGGACCTAGCCGGGGTGTGGGCGTCGCTGTGCTTTCCGTCGATCACGTGGGGCTTCGCAGGAACGACTCTGTCTCGGATGCCCGATAAGGAGCTCGGTTTCGCGTGCGTGCAGGCCTACAACGACTGGGTGGTCGAGGAATGGGTCGCTGGACATCCCGATCGCTTCATTCCCTGCCAGCTAGCCTTCCTGGCCGACGCCGAGTTCGCCGCCAAGGAGATCTACCGCAATGCGGAACGCGGTGTACACGCGGTGAGCTTCACGGAAAACCCTGCGCAGCTAGGATTTCCCAGTGTTCACTCTAACCACTGGGAGCCATTCTGGCGTGCTTGCGCAGACACTGAAACGGCGATCAATCTCCACATCGGGTCATCGGGCCGGATCAGTTGTCCGTCACCGGACACCCCCGTGCCCGCACAGGTTGCGCTGTTCCCGCTCAACGGCATCGAGACTGTGGTCGACTGGATCTTCTCGGGGGTACCGCAGCGCTATCCCGACATTCACATCATTCTGTCGGAAGCGGGTATCTCCTGGGTTCCCATGGTCGTGGAGCGACTCCACAGGGCCTACCGGCAGAAGAATGCCGAGCCTGAGGCGTGGCGGGGTGCGACCACGCATCCCGTGGAAGTGCTACATCGCAACTTCTGGTTCACCTCGATCGAGGACCCTTCGGCGTTCCGTCGACTCGACGTGATCAGCGAGGACCGGATGATGCTGGAAGTCGACTTCCCACACACCGACAGTTCGTGGCCCGACAGCCAAGAGCTCTTCCGGTCGGAGTTGGAGTCGCTGCCTACCGACACGATCAAAAAGATCTGCTATGGCAACGCCGCAGCGCTCTACCACCATCCGGAACCACCGCAGTCGATGCTCGCCGAATCGATGTTGCTCGCCGCCCCATCGGTCGGCCTCAAGATGCCGCAGTGA
- a CDS encoding amidohydrolase family protein — protein MSTVLDVDSHEMAPLELWGEVFGDEIASRINEVGFDILTRTRANPLSVPGLVGDITPINQETVWQLKGASAPSAIDLRRRPAVLDEMGISRQLVFPTFGLFALILVNDPNAQVWLGFDADKFDGREIGRLAVAAHNEWAAEITRSTSDRVRPVGIVMTDTSVESIIDQARSAIDRGIRALMIPANVPPAGASPAHPQLDPFWRLAAEADVPVTIHLGTDNGFITTSAWSKGVEVFHPSDKSSIELPIEPYRATNIHYCAENMVSTMVLGGVFERHPTLRFGAIELAAGWAGPLADRLDIWAATMFRSRLKDTLSMRPSEYLARNIRVTPFYFEPLARYYEQHPNVWSMFCYATDYPHVEGGKDSRTVLADALATAPAIASEQFFTTNGELLLPD, from the coding sequence GTGTCAACGGTTCTCGATGTCGACAGCCACGAGATGGCGCCGCTGGAACTTTGGGGAGAGGTGTTCGGTGACGAGATCGCAAGTCGCATCAACGAAGTCGGGTTCGACATCCTGACTCGGACGCGGGCCAACCCGCTGTCGGTTCCCGGTCTGGTCGGCGACATCACTCCGATCAATCAGGAGACGGTGTGGCAGCTCAAGGGGGCCAGCGCCCCGTCGGCAATCGACCTGCGTCGACGGCCCGCGGTGCTCGACGAAATGGGCATCTCGCGTCAGCTAGTGTTTCCCACGTTCGGGCTGTTCGCGCTGATCTTGGTCAATGATCCAAATGCACAGGTGTGGTTGGGTTTCGACGCCGATAAGTTCGACGGTCGCGAGATCGGCCGACTCGCAGTTGCTGCGCACAACGAGTGGGCGGCCGAGATCACGCGGTCCACCTCCGATCGCGTGCGGCCCGTCGGGATCGTGATGACTGATACCTCGGTGGAATCGATCATCGACCAAGCGCGCAGTGCGATCGACCGCGGCATCAGGGCTCTGATGATCCCGGCCAATGTGCCGCCTGCCGGTGCGTCGCCGGCACACCCCCAGCTCGACCCGTTTTGGCGATTGGCGGCAGAGGCCGATGTCCCAGTTACCATCCACCTAGGCACCGACAACGGATTCATCACCACTTCGGCTTGGTCGAAGGGCGTTGAGGTATTCCACCCCTCGGACAAGTCGAGTATCGAACTGCCTATCGAGCCATACCGCGCCACCAATATCCACTACTGCGCGGAGAACATGGTGTCCACGATGGTGCTCGGAGGAGTGTTCGAGCGCCATCCCACGTTGCGTTTCGGCGCCATCGAATTGGCGGCCGGATGGGCCGGTCCGCTCGCCGACCGGCTGGACATCTGGGCCGCAACGATGTTCCGGTCCCGGCTGAAGGACACCCTGAGCATGCGGCCCTCAGAGTACTTAGCTCGCAACATACGGGTCACGCCGTTCTACTTCGAGCCGCTGGCACGTTACTACGAACAACACCCCAACGTGTGGTCGATGTTCTGCTACGCCACCGACTACCCCCACGTTGAGGGCGGCAAAGATTCTCGGACCGTGCTCGCCGACGCATTGGCCACCGCGCCGGCGATCGCCAGCGAACAGTTCTTCACCACTAACGGAGAGCTGCTGCTGCCGGACTGA
- a CDS encoding Zn-dependent alcohol dehydrogenase, producing the protein MRSAVLHTLGSDLSVESVDPLPPGPRDVIVEVRASGICHTDLSMRNGLFPTMFSGPMIGGHEGAGVVAEIGPQVSRVAVGDRVVASFRPACGTCPYCISGRSHLCDALGAFLRRPRGTRPDGSQVVAMSGIGTFSDTLICDEASVVRIESELPDAHLALLGCGMTTGVGAALFTARVQPGSTVAIVGCGGVGQSVIQGAAVAGAARIIAVDPVASKREIALRIGATDAIDPTTEPAVEQVRDLLRGRGVDFAFDVVGGPDTVAATYGMIDKGGIVVLVGYGPMDSEIRLPAFDLQSQEKTVKGCVAGSAQVRRDFQKFVDLIEHGRLKTDDLVSQEVSLDDINLAMKAMLSGDVVRSVITTF; encoded by the coding sequence ATGCGCTCGGCGGTGCTGCACACACTGGGGTCCGATCTATCGGTGGAGTCGGTCGATCCGTTGCCGCCGGGCCCGCGGGACGTGATCGTGGAGGTGCGCGCGAGCGGCATCTGCCACACGGACCTGTCGATGCGCAACGGACTGTTTCCGACGATGTTCTCCGGACCGATGATCGGTGGGCACGAGGGCGCTGGGGTGGTGGCCGAGATCGGGCCGCAAGTGTCGCGAGTCGCGGTAGGCGACCGTGTCGTGGCTTCTTTTCGCCCCGCGTGCGGCACCTGCCCGTACTGCATATCCGGCCGCAGTCACCTGTGCGACGCACTCGGTGCGTTTCTCCGTCGGCCAAGGGGCACACGGCCTGACGGCTCGCAGGTAGTGGCGATGAGTGGAATCGGCACCTTCAGTGACACCTTGATCTGTGACGAGGCGTCGGTGGTCCGTATCGAGTCCGAGCTTCCCGATGCACATCTGGCGCTTTTGGGCTGCGGGATGACTACGGGAGTCGGGGCGGCTCTGTTCACCGCCCGTGTGCAGCCGGGATCCACCGTAGCCATTGTCGGCTGTGGTGGCGTCGGACAATCGGTCATCCAAGGTGCGGCTGTCGCGGGCGCTGCGCGCATCATCGCCGTGGACCCGGTGGCATCCAAGCGGGAGATCGCCCTGCGAATTGGCGCCACCGACGCGATCGACCCGACAACGGAGCCGGCCGTCGAACAGGTCAGGGACCTGCTGCGCGGTCGCGGGGTCGACTTCGCCTTCGACGTCGTCGGCGGGCCGGACACGGTTGCCGCGACCTACGGCATGATTGACAAGGGGGGAATCGTCGTGCTGGTCGGTTATGGGCCAATGGATAGTGAAATACGGCTGCCTGCTTTCGATCTCCAGTCTCAGGAGAAGACGGTGAAGGGCTGCGTTGCCGGGTCGGCGCAAGTTCGGCGCGATTTCCAGAAATTTGTCGATCTGATCGAACACGGTCGGCTCAAGACCGATGATCTTGTCTCCCAGGAGGTTTCGCTCGATGACATCAACCTGGCGATGAAGGCGATGTTGTCGGGCGATGTCGTGCGCAGTGTGATCACGACGTTCTGA
- a CDS encoding cytochrome P450, with the protein MTDTDVPNIGDVERLSSNFDHLDVGMNYTVLQQVYARLSHGCPVPKTDAHGGYALVTRYNDVVEVEKDTKTFSSARDGVMHPTHEGRPPSIPIEFDGPEHIAYRKLFMEVLSAPRVRKLVPYLEDLTHRMLNAFAAGDDVDFVQNVAVQIPVRAVGHLLGLGEDANEQMQAFATKVLEHAGTPKMVEALQELDGLAVVHCNQRREHPGSDYLTTLVQMDFGGRPLTDDELKNIFRTFVFAGFETTAHAIGSLVHQLVVRPELQAEIRSGDVTFEGIVEEGLRLLPPVHTMFRTVTNPTTLNGCELSEGERLVLLYAAANRDPERFDDPELFCPRRVNPRQHVAFGIGPHYCAGATLARAEIHVLLEALAKRPELELVGTPRHNPQLMMGQMMGVDYLPVRFRTAN; encoded by the coding sequence ATGACGGATACCGACGTACCGAACATCGGGGACGTCGAACGACTCTCCTCGAACTTTGATCATCTCGACGTCGGGATGAACTACACGGTGCTGCAACAGGTATACGCTCGCCTGAGCCACGGGTGCCCGGTGCCGAAGACGGACGCGCACGGCGGCTATGCACTCGTCACCCGCTACAACGATGTGGTCGAGGTAGAGAAGGACACCAAGACGTTCTCCTCGGCACGCGACGGCGTCATGCACCCCACGCACGAGGGCCGGCCACCGAGTATCCCCATCGAATTCGACGGTCCCGAGCACATCGCGTACCGAAAGCTGTTCATGGAGGTGCTCAGTGCGCCTCGTGTCCGGAAACTCGTGCCGTACCTGGAGGATCTCACCCATCGCATGCTCAACGCCTTCGCCGCAGGCGATGACGTGGACTTCGTGCAGAACGTGGCGGTACAGATACCGGTTCGCGCGGTCGGACATCTGCTGGGGCTCGGCGAGGACGCCAACGAACAAATGCAGGCGTTTGCCACCAAGGTGCTCGAGCACGCGGGAACGCCGAAGATGGTCGAAGCGCTCCAAGAACTCGACGGCCTAGCCGTCGTGCACTGCAATCAGCGTCGTGAACATCCCGGATCGGACTACCTGACTACGCTGGTGCAGATGGACTTTGGCGGTCGCCCGCTAACCGATGACGAACTGAAGAACATCTTCCGGACGTTCGTCTTCGCCGGATTCGAGACCACGGCACATGCGATCGGAAGCCTGGTTCACCAGCTTGTGGTTCGGCCTGAACTGCAGGCCGAAATACGTTCGGGCGACGTGACGTTCGAGGGAATCGTGGAGGAGGGCCTGCGGCTGCTTCCGCCCGTGCATACCATGTTCCGCACCGTCACCAACCCGACGACACTGAACGGCTGCGAGCTGTCCGAAGGAGAACGGCTGGTACTGCTATATGCCGCCGCTAATCGCGACCCCGAACGTTTCGATGATCCGGAGTTGTTCTGCCCCAGGAGAGTCAATCCGCGGCAGCATGTTGCGTTCGGAATCGGGCCGCACTACTGCGCAGGAGCGACCTTGGCGCGCGCGGAAATCCACGTTCTCCTCGAAGCACTTGCCAAGCGGCCGGAGCTCGAGCTGGTCGGAACTCCGCGTCACAATCCGCAGCTCATGATGGGGCAGATGATGGGCGTCGACTATCTGCCCGTGCGTTTCCGGACGGCGAACTAG
- a CDS encoding acyl-CoA dehydrogenase family protein — protein MQLHFDADVEAFRAEFVDFLTEHLPNEAEAAGQRPRSSADVPPWARRWQRLLFDNGWLQPGYPPAFGGRNATVVEQYVYFQELSRRRIYQTFNPQGVGIIAASLIQHGTTDQHARWAVPILRAEIVAALGMSEPGAGSDLASLRTRAVREGDHFVVNGQKVWTSGAHDADVLFTLVRTDASAPKHKGISVLLIPTDTPGVTRRPFASACGLDDVDFNEVFFSDARVPADNLVGNLNEGWTVANSSLGHERTLLWLSYADRLQEFLDDWTPSSAVDRDAYATLAMDTWSLLLLGSAELARDARGAADPASMSVLKLLGSEAIQTAAHAALTTAGVEGLRHSGQTSPFSPYHLEAYTSNWFDRYLRSFGATIAGGTSEIQRNIIAQRVLGLPRG, from the coding sequence GTGCAGCTGCACTTCGATGCCGATGTCGAAGCCTTTCGGGCTGAATTTGTGGACTTCTTGACCGAGCACCTGCCTAACGAAGCCGAAGCCGCGGGGCAGCGCCCTCGCTCTAGTGCCGACGTTCCGCCGTGGGCCCGTCGGTGGCAACGCCTCCTATTCGACAACGGGTGGCTGCAGCCCGGTTATCCGCCTGCCTTTGGCGGTCGGAATGCGACGGTTGTCGAGCAGTACGTGTACTTCCAGGAGTTGTCAAGAAGGCGCATCTATCAAACATTCAACCCGCAGGGTGTCGGGATCATCGCCGCATCGCTGATCCAGCACGGCACCACCGATCAGCATGCACGCTGGGCGGTGCCCATTTTGCGGGCCGAGATCGTTGCCGCCCTGGGGATGAGCGAACCCGGAGCTGGTTCGGATCTCGCGTCGCTGCGTACGCGAGCGGTGCGCGAAGGGGACCATTTCGTGGTCAACGGGCAGAAGGTGTGGACGTCGGGAGCACACGACGCAGACGTTCTGTTCACCTTGGTCCGCACCGACGCTTCCGCGCCCAAGCACAAGGGGATCAGCGTCCTGTTGATTCCGACTGACACGCCGGGGGTGACGCGACGTCCGTTCGCCTCGGCGTGTGGGCTCGACGATGTTGACTTCAACGAGGTGTTCTTCTCCGACGCACGGGTGCCCGCCGACAATCTTGTGGGCAACTTGAACGAGGGCTGGACGGTCGCCAATTCCTCACTCGGTCACGAACGGACCTTGTTGTGGCTCAGCTACGCCGATCGGCTGCAGGAGTTTCTCGATGACTGGACACCGAGCAGCGCCGTCGACCGTGACGCCTACGCAACTCTCGCCATGGACACGTGGTCGCTACTCCTTCTCGGATCCGCAGAGCTGGCGCGCGATGCCCGCGGGGCTGCCGACCCCGCGTCGATGTCGGTTCTCAAACTGCTTGGCTCGGAGGCTATTCAAACAGCGGCACATGCGGCGCTCACGACCGCTGGCGTCGAGGGGCTGCGTCATTCGGGCCAAACCAGTCCGTTCTCGCCTTATCATCTGGAGGCCTACACCAGCAACTGGTTCGACCGGTACCTGCGCAGCTTTGGTGCCACCATCGCTGGCGGTACCTCCGAGATTCAGCGCAACATCATCGCCCAGCGCGTCCTCGGATTGCCGCGCGGATAG
- a CDS encoding SDR family NAD(P)-dependent oxidoreductase, producing the protein MTLAPESAGTAAGRGRLQGRRIIVVGAGTRPSPDPEVTIGNGRAIAVLCAREGARVACVDVDADAAAHTADLIEQEGNSPAVTVVADVRDASACKRLVEEANEKLAGIDGVVANVGYGEGKGLEGTTPELWDDIFAVNVRSHFLIARAAMPLLDDDGAFVFIGSAAGLKAGTRFPAYDSSKAALFGLTRHVALEGAQRRIRANYVIPGPVDTPLGRVGDSTVTGRTKIRWPLGRQASAWDIAYATVFMLSAESAYITAQSLVVDGGITQFG; encoded by the coding sequence ATGACCCTTGCTCCCGAATCAGCTGGCACTGCTGCTGGGCGTGGGCGCCTCCAGGGCCGGCGCATCATCGTGGTCGGCGCGGGAACGCGGCCATCGCCCGACCCTGAGGTCACCATCGGCAATGGTCGCGCAATCGCCGTGCTATGCGCCCGGGAAGGCGCACGCGTCGCCTGTGTCGACGTCGACGCGGATGCCGCGGCTCACACCGCGGATCTCATTGAGCAGGAGGGCAATTCCCCGGCAGTGACTGTCGTCGCAGATGTTCGCGATGCCAGCGCGTGCAAGCGACTCGTCGAGGAAGCAAACGAGAAGCTGGCCGGCATTGACGGCGTGGTTGCCAACGTCGGGTACGGAGAAGGCAAAGGACTAGAGGGCACAACACCCGAACTGTGGGACGACATCTTCGCAGTCAACGTGCGGTCGCACTTCCTGATAGCCCGGGCCGCGATGCCCCTGCTCGACGACGACGGGGCATTCGTGTTCATCGGCTCGGCCGCCGGACTGAAGGCAGGCACCCGATTTCCCGCCTACGACTCCAGTAAGGCGGCCCTGTTCGGACTCACTCGTCATGTGGCCCTCGAAGGAGCACAGCGGCGCATCCGGGCGAACTACGTCATTCCCGGTCCAGTCGACACCCCGCTCGGCCGCGTCGGCGATAGCACTGTAACCGGGAGGACGAAGATCCGTTGGCCGCTCGGCCGCCAGGCCAGTGCGTGGGACATCGCTTACGCAACAGTCTTCATGCTGAGCGCGGAGTCCGCCTACATCACCGCGCAGTCACTCGTCGTCGACGGTGGGATCACACAGTTCGGCTAA